The following nucleotide sequence is from Pochonia chlamydosporia 170 chromosome 4, whole genome shotgun sequence.
TTGCTTTCACGCTCACGCAGCCCCTTTACTGACTTTCAGAGTCTTCTTCAcactcttttttgtttttctggTTTGCGCGCTTGGAATCTCACCATTCCCGACACTCGCTTCTTTCACTTCGTTCCGCTCGTTTTTCGCGTCGTCAGCTTACTTGGTAGTTTCTGTCGCTCATCCAGGGGGtttggccatcatcatgtcagACAAGAAATCCGACGACGTGCTCCCCATGGCGAATGGGAACGGGAATGGCGTCGCCAACGGCCACAATGGCGACGCCCACAAGGCCAGGCCGTTTCCCAGCTTTACGCCCGCCCAGTCCAAGACGGATGCCCTCAAGGGTCTGTCgccgtccttgtcgtcgcTGGATAACAGCCGTGGCGCGTCTGTGTTTGCGTACTGTTTGAGTTCTATGAGTATGACGATTGTGAATAAGTATGTTGTTTCGGGATCGAACTGGAACATGAATTTGCTGTATCTCGCTGTTCAGGTATGTTGCTTGTGGGTGAATGGGTGTTGAGCGCTGGGATTGATGCTAATGCCGTATTAGTCGATTGTCGGAACAGCAGCCATTATCATGTGCAAACAGGCTGGCATGATCAAGGGACTAGGTCGCTTTGATTcgcaaaaggcaaagacgtGTATGATTTCTCGCCATTGCTTGCTGATTTTCCTTGTATTGACAAAGTCCCAGGGTTTCCCATTGCCTTGCTTCTCGTTGCCATGATTTACACTGGCAACAAAGCCTTGCAGTACCTGTCTGTGCCTGTGTacaccatcttcaagaaTCTGACCATCATTGTCATTGCCTACGGAGAGGTCCTCTGGTTTGGAAGCAGTGTCACGCCTTTGACGCTTGTTTCGTTCGTCATGATGGTGTTTAGTTCTGTTATCGCCGCCTGGGCTGATGCAAAGAATGCCTCCACTGCAGCCGCCATGACGACTCTCAACCTTGGCTACGGCTGGATGGGCATTAATGTCTTTTGCGCGGCTTTGTATGCTCTGAGCATGAACAAGGTTATCAAGAAGACGGGTTTTAACAACTGGGAAGGTTTGTGGTCATATCCTCCCTTTCTCCTGTACAAGTCGACGATGCAGCCGCCAGTCCGCTAACATGAAGCAGTCATGTACTACAACAACCTCCTTACCATTCCGGTTCTCATCATTTCATCCCTTCTTGTCGAGGACTGGTCGTCCGCCAACTTGAGCAGCAACTTCCCCGCCTCTTCCCGCAACAGCATGTGCATCGGTATGATCTACTCTGGTCTcggcgccatcttcatctcctaCTCGACGGCGTGGTGTGTCCGTGCTACGTCTTCTACGACCTATGCCATGGTTGGCGCGCTCAACAAGTTGCCTGTGGCCATTATGGGCATTGTGTTTTTCGCCGCCCCCGTCACCTTTGGCAGTGTGTCTGCCATCTTCCTAGGTTTCGTCAGTGGCATCGTGTATACGgtggccaagctgcagaaGGGCAAGGAGAAGGCTCAACCGGCGTTGCCGCTCACCAACAAGCGGTAAACAGACGGGTTGGCATCTCGGAATCGACAATCGCGGGGAAATTGGCTCTGCATAAGGTGTTTCGTTTCTGGACTAGAAGGAGGGCGTGTGTGAATACATGTGGAGATCTCCTCGAAGGCATTGCAAATTTGATTTGCGAATTGGGCGTGCATTGGCTCTAAATCGAATATCTGGCGTTAAAAGGGTATGGCACAGAAACAATATTCATCGCAATACGATGTTGGTTGTTCACATATTCTTGTTGGTCATCAAGTCCGTCCTCATGATTCATGATATAGGCGTACAAGTGTCATTCAGCTCACGTTGAAGTTGGGCTGGTTCAAATATAGAGTAGTTAAGTGCGGGCAACGACTCACGATTACATCAATATACTGGCGTTTGGGTAGTGATTGGGCTGGGCTACGGACCTTTTCTACCAACATGATGCAGATAATATATGAGCACGACAAGACGTAATGCATGTGAATTGACTTACAAAAGTCATGTCTTTGCGAGGCATGATGAGAGAACTGCAAGACATTAAGAACAAATTAGCGTAAGGGACGGATCTAATGGATTATAGGCCAAATCGCTGGCTCTAATGGGAGTAGCTTACAGAAAGAGTATTTTCACTGCGTAATTGAAGGGTTGTGCTAAGACTGAGGCTCTTTGCGTTGTTCTGAGACGAGCGCTGAGAAGAGAGGCCTCAGGTGGCaaaagatgatgatgttttgtGAGGATGAGAGAGAGGAAAGGCTTACTGAAGGAAAGTCACAAAGACAGGCAACTGCTTCCTCGCTTGATTGCTGCACTGGCAAACTGGCAAGGTGAGTTGGAGCTCAGGTCAATGTGAGCTGCAAGCGAAAGGACAAAGGATAAGAGGAAGTCGCGAAAAGAGGCGCAAACATGTGAGAGCTCAAAAGGGCGTTTGCAAAGAGGGCATACCACTTATCATACGTTGATCAACTGTAGCTGCGTATTTGAACATGCATCACAGCGGAGAAGTTGGCACTCTAGCTTGAGCTTGACAGTTTGCAATGGAGAAGCGAACCATTTAAAGTGATCGAATTGTGAGCTCGTGAGACTCAAATGGTAATTCCACGGACTGCTACTCCGATACAATGTGTTGTAATCTCTGATTTAATACCATCTTTGTCTAAATTCGTAATCCTAAAAAGATATGGAGTAATCTGTGCTGAAAACCTCGCTGGTTTTGAGATGAAAGCTAATCTGACGGGAAGCCTTCGATTTCGGTACCGCTTTTTCACATCTAGAACTTGTTGGACAGTAGCATTGCCATTTCACTGTCGTTAGTAAAAGTAAACTACAGTCTCAAAGATACTTGGACATATCCAAGcatacactaacacagctcaacaTGTCTCAGCGCACAGCGCGATATGCGCTACCTCTtcttgtttaaatacttttgaccccccaCTGCAGGGCGAGCATGTGATTTGATGAGTTGAGCTCGGCACCACCGGGCTGTTGTGGTCATCAGCTGCGTTAAAATGGGCAATTTGGCTCTTTTAAgtgatttttgttttggatTCTCTACTAAATTAAGAAAGTCATTTAGTAACAACAGTAAATCCAATGTGCAAATGTTCTTTTCGGGAGACCAAGGTGGCGTGTTGTGCTGTTCCGTGTCACTTACAAGAAGATGAAAGGAGAGAAGCTACTATACCTCCTTGGATTTGTAGTAACATTTCTACTTCCAACCTACCCTCATGCAAAATAGACAAAGATAAGCAACAAAGGTAAGAATTACAATGCAGACATTTTTACACTAAATACTCCAAGTTCCTACCAATGTGTTGTTGCTTCGTCTTTGTTCCCATGGTCGCGGCAAAATAGTGGACCGCGCATGTCGGTAAAACACCGGCCAGCGCAAGATGCCATGAATTTGCCGTTCCCCATCACCAGATCTTCATGCCCATCATTCCGCACCCCATCAATCGCCCagcatgtccatgttccGAGCAAAGAAGCTCGATCTGGGCTGCTTCGTAAAAGCCCGGACGATTCGAGACCACACGAAGCGCAAGGTCTTTGAGCAGTTTGAGACGGAGAGGTATGCGCCGTCCCCCTAATTCGTTCCTGACACATCTCGCATCGAATTAGCCCAGGAGCTGGAATCAATCAGTCTAGACAACGCGAAGCAACTCAATGCTAATTGGTAACAGGCAAGCTCTTCGATACATTATCCGCAATACGACCCTCGCTCCTCGCGTTCGTGCTGAagcccagctccagctcaCTCAGATGCATGCCTATACCCGTCCTACGCAAATCCGCAATAGATGTATTATGGGAGGCAAAGCACGTGGAGTGCTAAGCGATTTCAAATTGACTAGAGTAAGGACACCTCTCAGGGAATGCTGTCACGAGCGATTTGAACTTTGAAGCTGATATCCGGACAGTTCAACTTTAGGCTGGAGGCAATGGCTGGAAACTTGCCGGGCGTTAAGCGAGCAAGTTGGTAGAAGATCGATTTGGGTAAATCCTATTGGGATGATGTACGATATGAATCGCCAGGACTGATGCCAGGACTGGCTGGATTGTATAA
It contains:
- a CDS encoding GDP-mannose transporter (similar to Metarhizium acridum CQMa 102 XP_007815545.1); amino-acid sequence: MSDKKSDDVLPMANGNGNGVANGHNGDAHKARPFPSFTPAQSKTDALKGLSPSLSSLDNSRGASVFAYCLSSMSMTIVNKYVVSGSNWNMNLLYLAVQSIVGTAAIIMCKQAGMIKGLGRFDSQKAKTWFPIALLLVAMIYTGNKALQYLSVPVYTIFKNLTIIVIAYGEVLWFGSSVTPLTLVSFVMMVFSSVIAAWADAKNASTAAAMTTLNLGYGWMGINVFCAALYALSMNKVIKKTGFNNWEVMYYNNLLTIPVLIISSLLVEDWSSANLSSNFPASSRNSMCIGMIYSGLGAIFISYSTAWCVRATSSTTYAMVGALNKLPVAIMGIVFFAAPVTFGSVSAIFLGFVSGIVYTVAKLQKGKEKAQPALPLTNKR
- a CDS encoding mitochondrial 40S ribosomal protein MRP2 (similar to Metarhizium acridum CQMa 102 XP_007815544.1), producing MSMFRAKKLDLGCFVKARTIRDHTKRKVFEQFETERQALRYIIRNTTLAPRVRAEAQLQLTQMHAYTRPTQIRNRCIMGGKARGVLSDFKLTRFNFRLEAMAGNLPGVKRASW